The Pseudomonadota bacterium genome contains the following window.
GCCAATGGCATCATGAACGGACTGAGACGCGGATGCCTGGAAATAGTTTCTTCTGCTCTTTGCATCATTTGATCCGCAGCATCCATTTTGTTTTTTTGCTGTTTCTGAATCCGGTCATCGGGCCTGATTTCACTTTCTTCGCCTTCAAGCATCTCTTTAATCTGTTGCCATTGCGCCCGCAGCATGTCGGCATAATCACTTTTTGCTGATAATTCCTGATCCTCTCCATAGGGAAAAGGCTTCATCTGCGGGATGGGGTGTGACTCCCGGATATAGTTTGTCGTAACTGCGGCTGTGCGGCTGAAAGTTGCTGATAGTTTGTCAAGAGTTGAGCCCATTTCACCTAGATTCATCGCCCTTTTCATGGCATGCTCCAGATCGCCACGGAAAAAATCATCGGCTATTTTACTCAGATCCTTCATCAGCGCCTTGATATCGGCCAACTCCTCTTCATTGAGGTCTCCTTGGACAGAATAATCAAAGCTGTCGGTCTCCAGGATGGCAAGGGTATATTGCTGACTCTGGGTCTGCGGGGAATAGGAGTTTTCCGAAGAAAAAGACTGGGCCGTGGAAATTGCCCGGGAAAGTGTTACAATATCGCCTTCATCCGTAACAATGGATATCTGGGCTGAATCAGTTCGCGAAGACACTTGCTCCAATGATTCGAACCCTCTTTCGCGTATCGGCTGGTACATTTGTTGAATCGAGGCGGATACCGGCTTGTTTTCAATGGAGGTGGTCATAGTTTTGTCTCCGTGGATTGATGGACAATTATCGCTGGGGAATTATGCTTTCCCTGAAACTTCTCTATGAAGCATTCATGCTCTAGTTTATGAAACAAAGTGCAGGACGAGTATAGTATCTATCGGAATTTTTTATGAACCTCATGAATATAAAAATGAACCGGGTGGTCTTTATTCACGGACTTGACAGCAGCAGCAAAGGAACCAAGGCCGCATGGTTTGGAAGGCATTTTCCGGAGATGGTCATTGCTGATTTTGAAGGGGATCTTTCCCAGAGGATGAAAAAACTCGAAAGCATCCTTGCGTACAGACAGAATGTAACGTTGATCGGCTCAAGCTTCGGAGGATTGATGGCAACCATCTTTGCCCTGGAAAACGAGGCCGCCGTCAGCAGGGTTATCCTGTTGGCACCGGCCTTGAATTTCCCGGAGTTTAGCGAGTATAAAGGCAGAAAAACCGCAATTCCGGCCTGGCTCTTTATCGGTAAAAAAGACAAGGTAACGCCGTCTGATATCGTCATTCCGGCGGCCCGGCAAACATTTTCAAACCTCATCATCAACGAATCAGACGACGACCATCTCTTAAGAAATACCTTTGAGAAGATCGACTGGCAGGACTTATTGTTACAAGATCAATAACCGGATTATACCTTGAAGGACGACACAGGCAAAGATTCCGGCAATCACATCGTCCATGACGATTCCAAGGCCGCCGTTGATGCGGCGGTCCACCCAGTTGATGGGAAAGGGCTTGGTAATGTCAAAGAGTCTGAACAACCCGAAACCTAGAATCATATACAGAGGCTTTGCCGGAACCAGGTAAAGGGCGACCAGCATACCGATTATTTCATCAATAACCACCACAGCAGGATCCTTGTGGTCGATAATTTTTTCAGCGGAACCCGCAGTTATCACCGCCACAACAAAGATTGCCCCCAGAGCGATCCAGTACTGTTCAAGGGGTAATCGGACAATAACCGCATGAATGGGGAGAGCAAGCAAAGTCCCCCAGGTCCCGGGAGCTTTTGGCAGATACCCCAGGCCGAATCCGGTTGCAATAGCCATGAAAATTCTATCCATAATCATTCTTTCCTGAAACTGCCTGCAGGACTGCTGCCAACCGCTCTATACACTTCATTGAGCGGAATATTCCGCTCTGAAGCTACACGCCTGCAGTCCTCATATTCAGGATACATCTTGATGCCCACGGGGGTTTCGACCTTTTTCACCTGCACCGGCCCGTAGATCGTATCAACTCTCCCTGATTCTCTTGGCAGGGTTACACGATTTTCTCTTCTGTACCTGAGGCCGATGGCAGTGGTTTCAGAAAAAATAATCGCCCGGAGGTCAAAAGATTTTGCCAGATCTCCAATAACCCGCAGGAGGAAACCGGGACGGCCTTTTTTCATCTGGATCGGCACCAACGCCACATCCAGAGCACCGGCCTCAAAAAGCTTGCCGCTGAGATAGGGGAAGCCTTCCGGCGACCAGTCATCAAGATGGGTCTCGATAACTTCCACAACCTGGGCTTCTGTGACCTCAACCGAACGCCCGAGAATAATGCGCAGCAGATTCGGTTGATTCGGCAATTTCCTGCTGCCTGCCCCGTATCCTACCTGATCAATGATCATGGGTGGCATCTTTTCAAAAGAGCTACACAAACCCTTTACCAGGGCAGCTCCCGTAGGAGTCACAAGTTCCTGATCAAGGTCAACACCATAGACGGCAACATCCCGCAGAATTTCAAATACTGCCGGCGCCGGCACCGGAAGCCTTCCATGGGCGCAGTCGACCCAACCTCTCGGCATCGGCAGGGGCGAACAGATAAGCTGGTCAACGCCGAGACGATTGAGCCCGGCGACACTGCCGACAATATCGACTATGGCGTCTATTGCCCCCACTTCATGGA
Protein-coding sequences here:
- a CDS encoding alpha/beta hydrolase produces the protein MVFIHGLDSSSKGTKAAWFGRHFPEMVIADFEGDLSQRMKKLESILAYRQNVTLIGSSFGGLMATIFALENEAAVSRVILLAPALNFPEFSEYKGRKTAIPAWLFIGKKDKVTPSDIVIPAARQTFSNLIINESDDDHLLRNTFEKIDWQDLLLQDQ
- a CDS encoding phosphatidylglycerophosphatase A codes for the protein MDRIFMAIATGFGLGYLPKAPGTWGTLLALPIHAVIVRLPLEQYWIALGAIFVVAVITAGSAEKIIDHKDPAVVVIDEIIGMLVALYLVPAKPLYMILGFGLFRLFDITKPFPINWVDRRINGGLGIVMDDVIAGIFACVVLQGIIRLLIL
- the larC gene encoding nickel pincer cofactor biosynthesis protein LarC; translated protein: MKTAYIDCFSGVSGDMFLGALLDLGLSEAALQADLASLGINGFTLEKFVERDTVIRATRLHVRVQKDQSHRSLSDIQQIITSSSLDDAIKNKSLQVFQILAEAEAKVHGCAVQEVHFHEVGAIDAIVDIVGSVAGLNRLGVDQLICSPLPMPRGWVDCAHGRLPVPAPAVFEILRDVAVYGVDLDQELVTPTGAALVKGLCSSFEKMPPMIIDQVGYGAGSRKLPNQPNLLRIILGRSVEVTEAQVVEVIETHLDDWSPEGFPYLSGKLFEAGALDVALVPIQMKKGRPGFLLRVIGDLAKSFDLRAIIFSETTAIGLRYRRENRVTLPRESGRVDTIYGPVQVKKVETPVGIKMYPEYEDCRRVASERNIPLNEVYRAVGSSPAGSFRKE